The DNA window TTCGACAATTCAGGACCGATTAGTTTTGTAAAACTAGAGAATGTAAGTTCCACAACATTGGGTGTAAAGTTCGTACAGGTAAAACACTCCAGGAGCAAACGTAGGGAAAAACGAAATAGtctatgttagaaaatgattgTCGGGTCGATAACGATGATTGATGTTTGACAGAAGGACGAATTAGTTAGAAACATACTCTTTCAAAGTGTCTCAAGTGTCATACAAAACAATTACATATCGGTTCGCTTAGGGAAATCGATCTGTTTATTTTTGGCACTGGAgaaactttgaacaaaaatatgtaTCATTTTATGAGGTATGAATCGGACTGATTACATAAGAGAGTGGAGGAACCCGGCTAAGATTGGATCAATTCGAACCTGGACTCATCTGGTAGTAGAACTCTTTCCACTCGTCTAGCCAAACTTCGGCAACGCGGGCTGCATTCTTCAGTACGATGTTAGCAACGCCTCCCGGGAACGTGTACGGCGATTTGTCTCGGAAAACGTGCCCCACATGGGAACAGGGAGCAATTTCCAGGATGCCACCACACTGCCAAATCTAAGCTCAATCGATaataaacaatttataaaatttccgagcttaaaaacaaaaacggaaGCTGCTAAATTATCTTAAATGTACTTACCCTGAAAGACATTTCTAGATTTTCACCTCCCCAGATGTCCATACCTTCATCGTACGAACCGATCTCGTAGAAGTAATCTTTATCGATCGAGAACAGACCACCAGCCATGGTGGGAGTCCTCAGAGGAGCTGTCCGATCGTGATTCCTTCGCTGCATCTCCCGCGTCGGCACTCGATACctgtttgaaagattttaaacgAAACTGAATCAATATCACAACCAAACGATCACCAAACACATTTGAAAACTCCCTTACCATCGGAAATTGAGCTTCCAATTGAACCCGCCCCAGGTTTGATCGGAAGCCGTCACGTACTCGAAGGTTTCGTCCGATATCACATCGATGATTGGGCACACCACCGTCCGGCGGTCTAGAACGATTCTGGCCAGCAGAGGTTCCAGCCATCCCTCGGTACACTCGCAGTGAGCGTCCAGGAAGGTGATGATTTGACCCTGAAAGTGGATAAAAATAGAAGAATAAATAGTTAGCACGATCAAAATTTAACTGGTACACTTTCGCTAAGATATATGTaggtaaggtacaccggggcataTATAATTTTGTAATGTGAGAAGTGGTGAATAACAGTGATAGATatcactctaatatgtgttttgagcctacttggttgaataatgtcactgaatcaaagcaatttaAGGATTCCATTAACTCAACCACGGTGAAAAATCGACTTAATcctagaaagtcgatttttttttattcaaaataataccAGATTCTCGACGTTTCAAGATTCCTTTTTAAACTTcagaagtcgatttttgacacaaattttttccaagataaaacgatttcctttggtgattttaaagggtcaaaaaccaaaactttgagcgctttgaggcaccccttaaTGAAGCCCGAATAAGCTGAAATTTGTGCAGGTCAGTTTTTATAACCAACtagctttgctacacctttcaaaatcgaatgatattttcagaacttattcaaattttaattgttttgttggcattattttaaatcaaaatataacataattcataagcaactgCTATATCtcgatttgtgttaaagatctgataatttaaatctgtttctttGAGCTCCGCCATAAAAAGGAGGGtttcaaataaatcgtacgcaaacaatccaactgataaaatcTGATTGGTTTTGCttaatatgttctggatttatactaaaaaactgataagagagaccATCTCCCCCCCTGTCCATCCcttccccctgctgaatggagatcgtgatttttaataatcatacccatttatTTCGTTGttaaaaatcttcttgtatcaaatattgttccgttggttgataattttttaagctttacaacaaaatttatatggaaccccctcctttcttcacctctctacactgtaaagcgtaagggtctataataattgtagaaatatatctcgtaaccaagtacctttctatgccatatttgtttccatttgttggcttcgtaagcataaattgagaacttatgctaaaaaaattgtattgggttcacctccctcctcctatgaaaggaggatggtgtgtcagataatcatagaatcataccataccaaaatgattttccatgttaagttttgtccatttctcggatcttgtaaaaaaaaagttaaatgtaagcttccctcttcccttcctttatttccaattctatcatcccactgcaagaaaggaattgtttgacataaaaaaattctcttattaaaataccatcccatgccaaatttggttttatttgcgatgtaaattcttgagttatgcataaacttgaaaggaagtatcAATCCCCTTCCATTCGCCCCATTGAAtagaggggtgagaacttaatattcataaaagtatttttttgtactcaacaaatttttgataccaaattttatttcatttgctctattaattctcaagttatgcaaaaaaaaatgtatggtagcccccctttctcctttatatctttccgggggggtggggggggggggggtcttcaattaataatagaaacatttctcgtatccaaatatggttcaaatatgctcgatcagatctccagttatactgaaaattttaagggaaatctcttctcccccttttcatccacctttttgaaggattgagggataccaaatattcaaagaagcatttctcgtacccaaatctcgttccatgccaaatttggttccatttgctgttgtagttcttgagttatgcaataaaaattgtatggaacttaCCACCCTCCCTCCCtcttttctccccgctggaagaagaaaggggtctcaaacaatcattagaacatatcacgttcccaaatatccgcccatgccaaatttggttccatttccttgattagtatttgagttatgtaaaaattaaaaagagggcctcTTCCCCCTCTTTATCTCCCTACTGTaaagaggaaggggtctcaaatgatcattaaaatatttttcgtatccagataccttcccatgcaaaatttggtttcaatatcttgaatagttttcgagttatatgaaaaattgtaaggtagcccccctccccccttcataTTACCCCACtgagaagagggaggggtacctaatattcattgaaatattccccgttcccaaataccaacCCATGCCAAAtgtgataccatttgcttgattggttctcgagttatgcagaaaattgtcttttgtttgggaggcccctcccccccttcctgtaagggggaggggtcccaaaccataataggaaccttccccgggctccaatacccccacctgccaagtttcacgtaaatcggttcagtagtttctgagtctataacgagacttatcttatgcaatttttttcgaggaatccaattaaggctgtttgaaccaccgcacgctttgaaatatggagttatgactgtttttaccctcaattcctctacattttttctgaaatcattgaagaaTGTAGCCTAAAGCCTGAAGCCATTGAagaaaacagccttcattcgattcctcggaaaaaaactccacaaaatacaactcaaaaattatcaagtcccaacatgctttttctgagctatttgaaaaatgttggacaattgagggtaaaacagccataactcctgtttccaatccgtgcggcggctcaaataggcttcgttggattcctcggaaaaaaatcacataggatacaacccatttgattcaaaatttttaagtccggACATGCATTATTCTGAAATTATTGATAATGTAgaagaattgagggtaaaaacagccacacgcagaaaaatagaaattagtttcaaaggaaagtgccgcaaaaacaaaggattttttccattgattctgggacaaataaaaattcctttgattcaaatgcattttcttttgtttcaaagaaatgctttcctttgaatcaaaactttttctttgtttcaaaaaacaaaatgcttttgaatcaaaagccttttcgtttaattttatgaacttttcgTTTATTCCAATGGTATTTGGGTTTCAATTTAGAAGCATTTGTTCTTCAGTTCTactttttgtttctaaaaattctagTACTACATATTAATTGTCGTCctattggaaataaaaagaaatcaattatggtttaaaacagttttttttattttggaagttCATGTTCACATTATCGATTTTCCCTataattagatttttgaactGGTACATCTGTAAATAAAGAGGAGAATAAAATGTACacatgaatttttttacatagcGCACATAGTACAAATTTATGACAAAAGTGCTTCTCTTGTTATGAAGCTCACAAAAAACGATATTAAGCTAAATAATGCTAACAATAAAATGGAAAGTACTTACTGAACGATGTTTGTTGGCGACAGTTCCTTTCGAACAACTGATTAAGGGTTTCGGCTCCAGATGTCTCCTTGGACCGGATCGGAAGGAATTAGTTGGATGAATGGTTGccctgaaaaagttttttaagttagcttatttgaaattaaattgattttgaaagaccTACCTAGGAGTCCACTATCGTTTGCCCTCTTAAAGCTTTCAAGACTTTCCTACGCCGGATCTTGTGACTCCGGTGCTGTTTGCGCGGAAAATCTTCCAGCCGTCCCGTTCACCAAACAGAAGCTAATGGACATGTGTCGActgtttgacgaaaaaatactttgattcaaaagaaaattcatctaaatcaatgaattttcacATTGCTTCtgagtcaaaataaaaaatctttgaattcaaattaaatactttgattcaaaaatttggaacattggttttatggcaaaaaaattcggtccaatacaaaattttcttgaatcaaggaaaatggattttgtttcaatgtacacgaggtttttgaatcaaagatgtattttttttatctcaatggtactacttttcgctgcgtgcataactccattttccgaagcgtgcagtggctcaaacagccttcattggattcctcgaaaaaaatcacacaagatatgtacgttccaaaaggttcaaaattttcaagtttgaacatgcattttctaacaatttgaaaaattgaggggaattgaaggtaaaacagccataacttcatttttcgaagtGTGCGACGGCTCAAAAAACCTTCATTTGATTGCTCcaaaaaaaaccacacaagatacaacccatttggttcaaaattttcaagtccgaacaaacatttttcaataataatttaaaaatataggggaattgagggcaaAAATAGCCATAACATCATTTTCTGGAGCGTGCGGTGACcgaaacagccttcattcgattcctcagaaaaaattacacacgataggtctattttcgttcaaaatcctCTGGTTCGAAACAGTGTTTTTcgggaatgtttacaaaatataggggaactgggggtaaaaaaggcactatatctccgttcgcaaGCTTGTGCGGCGCACACTggggtaaaatatgaaaatggcgatcaaaactattttccgcCGAAACTAtgcgttttagacctatagtgtcttcgagacaaatgaccaacattacaagggctaaaaaatgagttttttgaaaaattaattaatccacctagtagtgagttagaaaaactatcttttttaatatccattttagagctatattgtctcagaaaagtttttagcttgtaccaattctagaaactttgctaaagaagtcatagctgtaacattaatcgtttcaaagttataacaatttttagaaaaatatcatcaattttcaattttttcaacataacttttttgcgcgtgatttttcatatacAATATGTTCCAGGGAGTTTTGAAGacagaaaagttgtacacttttgctgaatatactgtataaaaattttgaagtttaagcgAGATATCgtaaaaatacttaacaaaaatagtcattttgaactggttatatctcctgagttcggacgagttcggttacatattttacagttttgcaatcagaaaagtatcgcctttcaaacaatatacaactcaaagtggccaattttgatcttcatagtgtaaatgtcaatagaagtgagataaaaatgaagtttttatactaatgaagtttttatactaatttgagccCATCTACCATCGCAAGTCCAAGTGGTTCAAGTAGGCCTACTGTTAAGAATCCTACACGTTGCAGCCTAATAGTAATAGTTATGcccaaattagtataaaaacttcatttatatctcacttctattgacatttacactatgaagatcaaaattggccactttgagttgtatattgtttgaaaggcgatacttttctgattgcaaaactgtaaaatatgtaaccgaactcgtccgaactcaggagatataaccagttcaaaatgactatttttgttaagtatttttaagatatctcgcttaaacttcaaaatttttatacagtatattcagcaaaagtgtacaacttttctgttttcaaaactcCCTGGAAcatgttttatatgaaaaatcacgcgcaaaaaagttatgttgaaaaaattgaaaattgatgttatttttcttaaacttgtcataactttgaaacgattaatgttacagctatgacttctttagcaaagtttctagaattggtacaagctaaaaacttttctcagacaacatagttctaaaatggatattaaaaaagttagtttttctaactcactgctaggtggattaattaatttttcaaaaaacttatttcttagcccttgtaatgttggtcatttgtctcgaagacactatagggCTAAAACGCATAGTTTCGgcggaaaatagttttgatcgcctttttcaaattttacccctgtgtgcgg is part of the Uranotaenia lowii strain MFRU-FL unplaced genomic scaffold, ASM2978415v1 HiC_scaffold_527, whole genome shotgun sequence genome and encodes:
- the LOC129760243 gene encoding polypeptide N-acetylgalactosaminyltransferase 5-like, which produces FIHFQGQIITFLDAHCECTEGWLEPLLARIVLDRRTVVCPIIDVISDETFEYVTASDQTWGGFNWKLNFRWYRVPTREMQRRNHDRTAPLRTPTMAGGLFSIDKDYFYEIGSYDEGMDIWGGENLEMSFRIWQCGGILEIAPCSHVGHVFRDKSPYTFPGGVANIVLKNAARVAEVWLDEWKEFYYQMSPGSN